From Lytechinus variegatus isolate NC3 chromosome 16, Lvar_3.0, whole genome shotgun sequence, the proteins below share one genomic window:
- the LOC121429722 gene encoding programmed cell death protein 10-like, protein MTMEDEHDTSTVESFPLHILLYPILDEMQQTDVAASQTLRAAFNKMEKKKPGFTKQLIHGILEAKSKNVNLTESLLKLAALDSEEYTLTRREDKFIRMNQQARSLKAILARLPDQYANRPVFLQTIKDIACGIKDLLGALNTIFKDESLFRDHEQRKTIETYRKEFIHSSKDFSLNLKNYFRVGNITEVYESATHLIHHINLILKLLKTI, encoded by the exons ATGACCATGGAAGATGAACATGATACATCCACTGTTGAATCTTTCCCTCTTCATATCCTCCTATATCCCATCCTTGATGAG ATGCAGCAGACGGATGTGGCAGCTTCACAGACCTTGAGGGCAGCATTTAACaagatggagaagaagaaaCCAGGTTTCACAAAGCAACTCATCCACGGTATCTTAGAAGCCAAGTCCAAGAATGTGAACCTGACAGAAAGTCTTCTCAAGTTAGCAGCATTAGACAGTGAAG AATACACATTAACAAGAAGAGAAGATAAATTCATAAGGATGAACCAGCAAGCTAGGTCATTGAAGGCTATCCTTGCGAGGTTACCAGATCAGTACGCCAACAGACCTGTCTTTCTACAAACAATTAA GGATATAGCATGCGGTATCAAGGATCTATTAGGAGCACTCAACACAATCTTCAAAGATGAATCATTGTTTAGAGATCATGAGCAAAGAAAG ACGATCGAGACGTACCGAAAGGAATTCATCCATTCTTCCAAAGACTTCAGTTTGAACCTCAAGAACTACTTCAGGGTCGGTAATATTACCGAGGTCTACGAGAGCGCCACGCACCTGATCCACCACATCAACCTCATCCTTAAACTCCTCAAGACCATATGA